The DNA sequence GGTCACACCCTGAGACCACACCGATAGCGAAATAAATGTAGAATCGGAGCATCAATAAATTTTCCATGCGGATAACTTCTCAAGAAATATTAGGGAAGTTATCATTATAGAAGAGTTAATTGTTCAGTTTCTGAATCACTTTCAAACACAAGATTACATTCAATTACAGAAGAGACTCTATGCACATCAAAAGATAAAACCATACCTTGATCTGACATGTATTTTTTATGGTTATCTATGATTTTTTGTGCATATATTGAGAATTCAAACCTATACTGAAAAAGATCGGGGGAGTCACTTTGTTTTCTCCTATCTGGATAAATATTTATCGGAGCAAGGGGAAGATATGACACATCAGAAATAATATTATCATTGTCAATTTCAAACAATGATAATGTATCTTCTGGCTTTTTATAAGAGAGTGATGATGAAAGGCGCGTTTTGACAAGCATTAATCCATTTAAGAATCCACCAGCCTTATCTGCCTTTTTACTTTTAACAGATAAAATACGCCCAAAATCAATAGCCAATGTACTAGCTAGATTCTTAATATGGAATAATGCTTCATCGATACATTGCATTAAATATTCATCTGATGAATCAACTATTTTAAAAGAAGCCACAAGAATATTATTCTTCAAGGCTTCAATTAACTCAATCTCGGTTAATCCATTTTTATTTAAACCTGACATTTCCTCATCTAAAGCATCATCAGCCAAGACTTCTTTAATATAAAAGTTAAGATTAAAAACAGGTTTGCCAGATAGAATTTTTATTTTTAAAGAAAATATTTTTTTTGTATTATCACCCATCCTAACTTTAACAACTTTTGATACCTCTACATTGCCTTGATATATAGGAAATATAAACTTTAGTTTTGTTTTATTAGGTGATTCCAAAGATGAAATATGGGTATCGACAAGTTGGTATTTACTTTCTTTAAAAGGCGTATAATCAGAAGACCATACTTGACTTCTCAGTGCATCCAACACTTCTAGCATATCAGCTATTTCTTCAGCTATACCATCTATGGTTTCGGCAGTTTTTACTTCAAATGCTTCTTCAATAACCTTATACTTGGTCAATAATTTTAATGCTTCACCTTTGACTCTGAACAAATTAACTGATTCTCCATGACTTTTTATTTTATCTGGAATTTTATCTCGGACTAATTTATTAAACTCTAATTCTTCACTGGGAGATGCGTATAAATCTTCGCATTCAACTTTAGCACCGCAATTACTTAATATATAGTAAACATGTGACAGTAGCCCACCTGATAATAAAATTATAAAATTATAAATTTGTGAATATTCAGCAAGTTCATGTGCGAAATTCTGATTACGAACAAGTTCTGGTTCTTTCGGCTTTATTCGAACGTGCGTTATTATTTTATTTCCGCATTCATTTTTAATTCTTTCCCAGTCATTAATGGTTCTAATTGTATATTTTTCATGGACTAATATATTCCGTCGGGGAGCACTAATTGGATTTTTTAGGTTGTCACTAATATCTTGTTCATGATACCAAGGCAATAAAACATTATCAGAAACTTCTGAAGGAATATCAATAAACCACATAATAATTATTTTTCTTCCACACATTCTAGCTATTCTTCTAGAATTCCAAGCAATCTCTTTTATCCATAAACTACGAACACTAGATGCCCAACAATGTTGATCATCTGTCCTATGCACTTTCCATCGTCCATTTGAGTCAGGGGCAATAAAGTTATCTTTATAACGCTTATGCTTTTTCTGGATTAAAACTTTTGCAGATGGGGTTTTCGTATCGGGAATTTCAGTTTCAGCTGTATCAACATCAAAAACATCATGTGAATACCAATTTACTCCATCAGGCAAACCCCACAGTGATTCGATCCTTACCATTCTCTCATTAGGTGATGCTTGAACCCATGCAGAAGATGCGGCAGGAATGAAATGATGAGCAATTAAACATAAATTACTCTCCTGTAAGTCGGACTCAATAATATCTTTTCTAAACTTTCTTTCCAACCAGTCCCTAGCTTCATTTAGGCTTCTCAGCTCATCACTTCTTGGTAACATCTGAAGCTTTTCATTCGGGATATTTGTTCCGTCAGTTCGAAGAACCAATGGCCTAAGCGTCAATATCCTTAAATCTTCACACAATTCTTTACATATGAATACATTATTAGAGAATAACTCCATAAAAACAGACTGCAAGTCCAAAATATAAAAATGGTACCCAGAATAACCAACTTGGCGATAAATATTAACGTTTTTTAACTTTCGGTAATCTGAAAAGTTATTATCATTTACAACTCTAAAGACTTTAAGCTGTCTGGACAAATTATTCGACCATTGACTCCCATTTGTGATATTCACTAAATCATTAGGATTGTATCCATCCTTTATGGCACTAGCATCATCAGCTTGCACAAAGAAAATTATTTTTCCATCCCAAACCCATTCATAGTGTACCCTCTTTTTCTGTTCATTAGTCCACTTGCAAACATTTTTCAGAACTTCAGTGATCGACTGTTTGTATGGACAAGCCAATTCAATTAGATGGCTTTTTGTAGAATCTCTCCATGGCCTTAAAGATATATTGTGAATTTCACCCTCAGAAAAGTCAGATGCCTCATATTCAACCACCCAATCTCTAGCGGCTTCTGAAACTCGTCGTTCATTAGATAAGTGTCCTTTAATTTTTGTTGGAATTGATTCTTGAATTACCCAATGAACTTTACTTTTAAATTCATTAGGTAATTCATTTGTGAGAAGTTGAATTTCTTTGATAATATCTGAACGTTTGCAACTTCGTGATGCAAAACTTCCTCTGTCATCAATCGATTCTTCAATACCACTTGAGCGAACAAAAACATCCTCACCATTCATTTCCATCTTAGTAAATGCACGATTCAGTGCTTGTTGAGTAGGAAACTTTATTCCAGAAACGACAAAAAATGGCTTAGTCCATACAGATGGCAAGAAGTTCAGCCCATATGCTTTTAGACCTATTTTATTAGGACAATCTGGAGATACATAGGAAACTTGATCCCCTAAAACTAAAAGAGTTGAAGATAAAGGCACTTAGGAATACCTCTTTATTGGTCTTTATGACCTGTTACATGTTTTGGATCTAATGGGTATTTATTACTAGTAGAAAAAATAGTCTCGGCTATCTCATGCATTTTAGCTAGGGCTGAATCTGCAAAGTACCCTGTAATAAAACCTAATGAGAAGAATGTCGTTAAGTTTGCTGCTTTAACACTTAATCCCATAACTCCCGAATCAAACAAAGCTCCTACGGCGACCGCTAATCCACCTGATATCCATGGCGAAAATATACGCCATAGAACCCGATCTTGGTGCCAAAAACCTCTTGCAACGACTTTATAGAGATATTTCATTCCAAACAGCACACCACCCAACACACCTCCTGAAAAGAAATAAGCAAACTTATCAAAACCTTCTTTCTTACAAAGTTCAGGAAGACACTCACCTCTAAAAATTTCATACATACTACCTTGCCAAATTAAAACGATAGACATTAAAGTGAAAAAGAAAACCAGCCCAACGTATACAGCCTCGCGGTAAATAATCCTTCTGGCTTTATCTGACCAACGACTTTCCCAATCACCTTCATTTCGTCCATCATAATTCAGAACTTCTTGATGGTTTTCGTCTACCAAAGGATAGTCATCCCCTATATTTTCTCGCAAGTCTAATTCTTCTTTATTATTTCGAGATAAACTTGGATCTTTATTACTCAAAATTTCTTTGCTTGGCAAGACATCATTTGGCATTGGCTCAGAATCAGATTTTATCGAACTATCAATATCTGA is a window from the bacterium genome containing:
- a CDS encoding nucleoside triphosphate pyrophosphohydrolase — its product is MPLSSTLLVLGDQVSYVSPDCPNKIGLKAYGLNFLPSVWTKPFFVVSGIKFPTQQALNRAFTKMEMNGEDVFVRSSGIEESIDDRGSFASRSCKRSDIIKEIQLLTNELPNEFKSKVHWVIQESIPTKIKGHLSNERRVSEAARDWVVEYEASDFSEGEIHNISLRPWRDSTKSHLIELACPYKQSITEVLKNVCKWTNEQKKRVHYEWVWDGKIIFFVQADDASAIKDGYNPNDLVNITNGSQWSNNLSRQLKVFRVVNDNNFSDYRKLKNVNIYRQVGYSGYHFYILDLQSVFMELFSNNVFICKELCEDLRILTLRPLVLRTDGTNIPNEKLQMLPRSDELRSLNEARDWLERKFRKDIIESDLQESNLCLIAHHFIPAASSAWVQASPNERMVRIESLWGLPDGVNWYSHDVFDVDTAETEIPDTKTPSAKVLIQKKHKRYKDNFIAPDSNGRWKVHRTDDQHCWASSVRSLWIKEIAWNSRRIARMCGRKIIIMWFIDIPSEVSDNVLLPWYHEQDISDNLKNPISAPRRNILVHEKYTIRTINDWERIKNECGNKIITHVRIKPKEPELVRNQNFAHELAEYSQIYNFIILLSGGLLSHVYYILSNCGAKVECEDLYASPSEELEFNKLVRDKIPDKIKSHGESVNLFRVKGEALKLLTKYKVIEEAFEVKTAETIDGIAEEIADMLEVLDALRSQVWSSDYTPFKESKYQLVDTHISSLESPNKTKLKFIFPIYQGNVEVSKVVKVRMGDNTKKIFSLKIKILSGKPVFNLNFYIKEVLADDALDEEMSGLNKNGLTEIELIEALKNNILVASFKIVDSSDEYLMQCIDEALFHIKNLASTLAIDFGRILSVKSKKADKAGGFLNGLMLVKTRLSSSLSYKKPEDTLSLFEIDNDNIISDVSYLPLAPINIYPDRRKQSDSPDLFQYRFEFSIYAQKIIDNHKKYMSDQGMVLSFDVHRVSSVIECNLVFESDSETEQLTLL